TATGGGTACGCATGTCATTACACCGACGTAGATGGGTCCTCGACATCACCTCGGGTGGATGAGACACCCTATGGGACAGACAATAGACCCTATTCCCTACCAAACATTCTTAGGAATGAAGCACGCAGTGTCGATGCACAGAACGTTACAAATCAAAACATTATAGATCCCATTAAATCAAGATATACGATTCAGCATTCAGCGGTTGCTTTTCCTCGTTGTCTTGGTCTTGAACTCCGATCAACTAATCCCCCACGTTTGCATTCCTTCGCTTGGCATTGTGGAATCAGGCCAGAAGAAAATCCTAATTCCCATATCCTTCTATCTGGTTTAGTTACAAAAGAGGAGTACTACCGCATTTCGAAAGTATACTTTTCTGTCGTTCATCCGATATTCGATGTTGTCGATCCTGAGCAGCTAGCaaagaatgttgaaagaTATTGGGACGGCGACGTGAAAATGCTAGAGTATGGAGCCGTCATTGCGGGAGTTATAGCTCTAGGATCATTCTTTCTGGGAAGTCTTGGTCATCCTCGAGAGATGGATGTGGTTCAATACGCGAAAGGCATTCTGGATGATCCGACTTTCTGCCGCATTCCTACTGTGGAGCAAGTCTCTGCGTGGGTCTTGCGTACCATCTACCTGCGAGCTACTTCCCGACCCCATGTAGCATGGCTGGCTAGCTGCATAACAATTCACCTTTCTGAAGCAATTGGTCTGCATCATGAGATTGATAGAGAAGATTTAGTGATGACGAGTAATGTCCCATTGAGAAGAACTACTGAGGTTAGTGAACAtactagaagattattttGGTGTGCATGGTCGATCAATACTATTCTTTCATATGATTATGGACGCTCAAGTGTTACGCTAAATAGAATTACCTGTAAGTCAGTCAAAGAGACAGAGGGTAATCATACAGTCCACTTAGTTGCGT
The DNA window shown above is from Saccharomyces kudriavzevii IFO 1802 strain IFO1802 genome assembly, chromosome: 15 and carries:
- the RDR1 gene encoding Rdr1p (similar to Saccharomyces cerevisiae RDR1 (YOR380W)) → MVSSGSNSQPYKRQRVRKACVPCRERKRKCNGKSPCEMCIAYGYACHYTDVDGSSTSPRVDETPYGTDNRPYSLPNILRNEARSVDAQNVTNQNIIDPIKSRYTIQHSAVAFPRCLGLELRSTNPPRLHSFAWHCGIRPEENPNSHILLSGLVTKEEYYRISKVYFSVVHPIFDVVDPEQLAKNVERYWDGDVKMLEYGAVIAGVIALGSFFLGSLGHPREMDVVQYAKGILDDPTFCRIPTVEQVSAWVLRTIYLRATSRPHVAWLASCITIHLSEAIGLHHEIDREDLVMTSNVPLRRTTEVSEHTRRLFWCAWSINTILSYDYGRSSVTLNRITCKSVKETEGNHTVHLVALAQLIPQDCVNANATQLLQALAAVHKSPNAHPFLSLTKSDICLSLYRRLRLLNHILDKSVVLQIIDIGNTALSAAYALVKLDQAWWNVLSTSFQYVCVLLAIDTPESLSHVAAAMRTLDNITQVLGTHIAYEAQKTAKLLLEDSMKKKRQEIQQLERATHQRSTVETTHLLDIDWDVLLDPSDTLNFM